The Thunnus maccoyii chromosome 24, fThuMac1.1, whole genome shotgun sequence DNA window CCTGTGAAGTTGATTATTTACAGCACTTTTttagattagttgattaattgattggttgcCAACTGTGAAAATCAATCTCTatcactattttgataatccattagttgttttgagtcatttttaagaaaaaaatgtccaaatactctggttccagcttcttaaatgcgaatattttctggtttctttagtcctctatgacagtaaacggAATATCTTTGAgatgtggacaaaacaagatatttgaggacgtcaccttgggctttgggaaacactgaatgacatttttcattattttctgacattttatagaacacacaattaatcaattaatcaaaaaataatcgacagattaatcgataataaaaaataatcattggttgcagcactaattgtctttttactattttatctagttattatttaaaatttatCTTAGTTCTATTTCTTGATTTTAtgattacatttattattacttCTGTCTTATTTTCAGCTTGTCAGTcacctgtaaagcacttttttgCACTAACCTGAAGTTTGATTAATTTACacacatctattttttttaaactgcataTTTGGATGTTGTATATATTGTTGAGAAACAACACAGgtgtctgtcacacacacaagcatcgAAAATCACTTTTTTGTAAAGTGTGCAGTACATCttttcagccactagatggagcATTTCAATTCACTTTGATGAGGCACCTTCATCAAACTGAGTCActgaaatcacaaaaatcaaGACCATGATGTGTCAAAAAGTGTCAAATTTATTCTTATAAAAGTGTAAGTATGCAGAATTTAAACAAATTACTTTGTAAAAAAAGATAAGCTActaaaattcttcttcttctacactaTTTTTAACTGTAGAAAACggatctttctttctttctttgaccTCTAAAAGccttttcagcttttttttaactattcTATCATCATGTCTTTCTATTTagcaaaaaaatgtaagaaaaatagACAGAAATGCAGAAAAGCATCACTGAAGTCTGCATTCAAGTTGGAAAATCACCACATAAACTCTCCTGGCTTAGTGTTTAcatgacgcacacacacacacacatttcacttaGCTGATTCAGAGCTATGTGGTGTGTTAGTCAGAGTCCAGCCTTCAACCAGTTGGTCATTGGAACAAGCTTCAATTATTACAACAACCAGGGTGGGAATTCACCGGTTAAAATGCCGGTAAATGTTTATCCGCATGTGGtagcttctcctcctcctttggCTGGAGGTTTGCTCTGCTGTGAAAGTCAGATTTGTCTGGTGGAGGAGTCACAGGAGCTGTTTGGAAAAGGTTCAGAAATCTAGAAACCAGCAGCATCGTCAGgtggagtttttcttttttaagataTGATGTCCAAGAAATTgtgaaaatacatgaaaaactCAAGATTTGAAGCAGATTTCTTTGCAAATTGGGAGATATGTGAGAAATGACAATGTTTTAAAAGGGAAGTGCAATAAAAATCTTATTCTATTATTGCTATTCTGCAAAACTAGACTTTTTCCTTTAATAGTTTGGagttatttaaagctgcactgggTGTATTTTCATGAAAAATTCTGCTGTTTTATGGAAGTTCGACAAAGCCGACAAGATTTCAGGGTTCTCTGATTGCACATTTGGCGGTTACTTTTGGAAAATAACAACCCTGAAAAACATTTCCACGTCACGTTTCAAAGCTACAATGGtccatattttacatgttttcctCCTCTACTCCTCCTCTTTAATCTGCAGAGGTTCTTTGCTTTGAAGAGCCGTATCAGAGCGGACAGATTCATCATCGTCCTCGTCCTCGTCATCGCCATAGCCGTCTGTCTCGTTGGTGACATATGAGCCTTTATGTCTGGACAGacaccacagcagcacagctAAAGCGACGatcagcaacagcagcactaCACAGACGATTCCTAAAGAAGATGGAggacaaataaatataatatcaatataaatattttaaaaaaagaatgtataGTAAGATCTGAAAATCCTAAAAACCatcacatttatcacatttaatcaCTGAAAGAAACTTTGTGGTGGTTCAAACTACAAGATGACATACTGATATCTCCACATATAAAAATGGTTGTTTTGACCTCAAATACGGAGGCTGGAGTGTGCCACCTCATCACAATTTAATTATAATCAGATAATGAACtgatatatttaaattaattattcaatTTCCATTAAGTGCTGCGTTAAAAAAGTTGgttcaaaatgtattaattctATTTCCTTTAGTTTGTCTTTAAATTAACTAAAAAGGAAATTATATttgataatttaataatttaattctaaaataactgtaaattaatctaatttttaaaaaaaattctgttcaTTCATATGTTTCCATATAATATCTTTTCCATCTCACTTATTgtaattaaacactgaaaaggtctattgttttttaatcatttttacagCGCCACCCTCGAGCCTCCATACATGACTGGTCTCAATCCAGAAGCAACATATTTGAAAATTTGAACTCTATAAGATAAACCATAATTTAGAAGACATTTATGCAGCGATCATGTGTTGAAGAGTTGGAAGCGGTCCAAAATCTCTGACATCTTCAAAATaagttgccatggcaacagtcaCGGCTGCAGACAACCTTCATCTTTGACTTCATGATGGAAACTATTTAAAAACTGAGAATTCAGCTACTACTGTAATactgaaggagaaaaaagtAAACTTACCTCCAATTAAGGCTGCAAAATCTCCATTATCAGTGTGATTgcctgtaaataaaacaaaatcagattaattcattcttttaaaacatcaagTTGTTATCAAAttgttaattgttaattgtCTTGGCTCCATTTATACAAACACCTGATGACGCCAAGAAAAAGCTTTCGTTTCCAACGACATCAAATATGTCAGACTGAATTTTTAGAGAAATATGAACAGATTGGCATCATTTTAAGTATTATACAGTGTTGGAACAAGCAGAAAATGCATATTTGTTAAGTATCATCCAACAATGTGGGAAAAACACGGTTCGTTTCAGTTGAAAGAAACTTTATTTAAAGCATTTAAGATGTTAGAAAACAAAATCCTCGACTACATCCTGTATTTGCAGGAAACAGATTGATGCACTCCTCGAAAGCAGAAGTCAAATTATACATGTTCCTGcagaaataataatgtatatctaatcaacatttaaaaaaaaaaaaaaacaaaaaaaaaaaacacttttcttaacaaagttacaaagtgatttacagaaaaAGCACAGAATTAACATATAAGGAGACACCACAGCCATGCAGTGTTAAGCTCACACAGTAAAGTCAGAGGACACATGGCAGCTCATGATCCAACCATGCATGGTATTCAAACACCCCTCCGCCTATTTTAGAGCTGCAGTGTGTGCAGAGAGGAGGTGACAACGGCTGCAAGGCTCCACTCACAAAAACTCTGCTCATTTACACACCACAGTCTCCCAAA harbors:
- the LOC121891872 gene encoding glycophorin-C-like, translating into MEANTIPPLTTTTATEHPSQTETHLPEVTTEMFVIGNHTDNGDFAALIGGIVCVVLLLLIVALAVLLWCLSRHKGSYVTNETDGYGDDEDEDDDESVRSDTALQSKEPLQIKEEE